One Danio aesculapii chromosome 13, fDanAes4.1, whole genome shotgun sequence DNA window includes the following coding sequences:
- the commd8 gene encoding LOW QUALITY PROTEIN: COMM domain-containing protein 8 (The sequence of the model RefSeq protein was modified relative to this genomic sequence to represent the inferred CDS: inserted 3 bases in 2 codons; deleted 5 bases in 4 codons), giving the protein MIKLLEKLPSEECPKLIHRVVDEVCGRSGPSRSDYSDRWSLTEWLELMNSPPLSSXFAVGRGCSDQEMQTLLSDLNTVHTEAVLQCVRSRFEEIRRXLVDRTNGISSTQLRDFNWQLKLALSSDKLSALKNLPLLNLSLDLKENGIQRSVNIEMNKEELQTLISALEAANKVVLQLK; this is encoded by the exons ATGATCAAATTGCTAGAGAAATTACCGTCTGAAGAA TGCCCTAAA CTCATACACCGGGTGGTCGATGAGGTGTGTGGGCGCAGCGGGCCGAGTCGATCAGACTACAGTGATCGCTGGAGTCTGACAGAATGGCTGGAGTTAATGAACAGTCCTCCTCTCTCATC CTTCGCTGTAGGAAGGGGCTGCTCGGATCAAGAg ATGCAGACACTGCTGAGTGATTTGAACACG GTGCACACAGAGGCTGTTCTCCAGTGTGTGCGCTCCAGATTCGAGGAGATCCGGC GCTTGGTGGACAGAACCAATGGTATTTCTAGCACACAGCTACGCGAT TTCAACTGGCAGTTAAAG CTGGCTTTATCAAGCGACAAGCTGTCAGCTTTAAAA AACCTCCCGCTGCTAAATCTCAGTCTGGACCTGAAAGAGAACGGCATTCAGAGATCGGTGAATATAGAAATGAACAAAGAGGAGCTGCAGACTCTCATCAGTGCGCTAGAGGCGGCTAATAAG GTGGTGCTGCAGTTGAAATGA